TGAAGAAGCGCAACCATCGATGTCTTTTGCCGAACTCGGCCTGAGCGAAAAGGTTCTGACAGCCGTCACGACCGCAGGCTACAACACGCCCACCCCGATCCAGGCCCAGGCGATCCCGCATGTGCTGGCCCGCCGCGACGTTCTTGGCATCGCCCAGACGGGCACGGGCAAGACCGCCGCCTTCACGCTGCCGATGCTCACCATCCTGGAAAACGGCCGCGCCCGGGCCCGGATGCCGCGCACGCTGATCCTCGAGCCGACCCGTGAGCTCGCCGCCCAGGTCGAGGAGAACTTCACCCGCTACGGCGTCAACCAGAAGCTCTCCGTCGCCCTGCTGATCGGCGGCGTCTCCTTCGGCGACCAGGACGCAAAGATCACGCGCGGCGTCGACGTGCTGATCGCGACGCCCGGCCGCTTGCTCGATCATGTCGAGCGCGGCAAGCTGCTGCTCACCGGCGTCGAGCTGCTCGTCATCGACGAGGCCGACCGCATGCTCGACATGGGCTTCATCCCGGACATCGAGCGCGTCTGCAAGCTGGTGCCCTTCACCCGGCAGACGCTGTTCTTCACCGCGACGATGCCGCCCGAGATTACGCGCATCAGCGAGCAGTTTCTGCACAATCCGGTCCGCGTCGAGGTTTCGCGCCCGGCGACAGCGGCGACCACGATCACGCAGCGGCTGATCGCCTCCAATGGCCAGGATTTCGAGAAGCGCGAGACGCTGCGCAAGCTCATCAACGAAGCCAAGGACCTGCAGAACGCGATCGTGTTCTGCAACCGCAAGCGCGATGTCGCAACGCTTCACAAGTCGCTGCAGAAGCACGGCTTTCCGGCTGTCTCACTGCATGGCGACATGGACCAGTATGCCCGCATGGCGGCGCTGGAATCCTTCCGCACCGGCGAGAACCCGATCCTCGTCGCCAGCGACGTCGCCGCGCGCGGCCTCGATATTCCCGCCGTCAGCCACGTCTTCAACTACGACGTCCCGACCCATGCCGAGGACTATGTCCACCGCATCGGCCGCACCGGCCGCGCCGGGCGCGAGGGCGCATCCTTCACCATCGTGACACGGCATGACGAGAAGCTCGTCGCCGCGATCGAGAAGCTGATGGGCCAGGGCATCTCCTGGGAAGAAGGGCGCGGGCTCGACAACCTGCCGCCGGCCGCGCCGCGCGAGGAGCGTCCCTCGCGGGGCGGACGTGGCGAGGAACGCCGTGGACGTGGCGGCGATCGCGGTCGTGGCCGTCCGGAGCGCGGCCCGCGGGCCGAGCCCGAGGCGACGCCGCGCCCGATCCGCGTCGAACGCTCCGCCAGCGAGGACGAGGCCGCCCCGGCGCGCCGCCGCGGCGCCGATGGCCCCACCCGCACCAAGATCCGCGGCGAGGCCGCCGTCGCTGCGCCAGTGGCCCGTGAAGAGCGCGCCCCGCGTGAGGAGCGTGCGCCCCGCGAAGAGCGTGCCCCGCGCGAGGATCGCGCTCCGCGCAACGCCGAGCCGCGCGCGCCGCGGCCGGAGTCGCGCCGGCGGGACGAGGATGACGGCCCCAAGGTGAAGGGGCTGGGCGACCATGTGCCGGCCTTTTTGCTGCGCCCCGTCCGCGTCGGCTGATCTCGAGCGATCAACGGCATTTTAACCAGCCTCGCCTAAGGTCACGTGGTGATGCGGCTGCGGCCGCAGCACGGACGGGCGCATGCCACCGGTCAGACGGACAGGATGTCCCGCTTCGATTTTGCAATCGAGGCTGTCGCGGCTCCCGCCGCGCTTCGGTCTCGCGTCCGGACCGTCGATGGCATGAGCGACCAGGCCCAGCTCTCTCCTCCGCAGGACGACCTCGCAGAGCGAGTCGTCGCGGCCATGCGCGAGCACTGTTCGCCGACCTATCCGCGTGCCTTCGAGGTCTGGTACGCGCATCTCAGCGGCGAGATTCCGGCGATCAGCATGGCGATGCACGCCATCATCACCGGTAGCGAGGGCAAGGTCGGCACGGCTGACATCGACCATCTCTATGACCGCTTCATCAGCACGGAGCGCCTCGCGCGCCATGCCGAGCGCACCAGCCTGCAGGTGCTGGGCGAAATCGACGGGCTGATGTCGCTGGTCGACAAGGCGCTGGATTCCAGCGAGCGCTATCACGGTCGCCTTTGCGCCATGTCCGAGGACGTGCCGCCACCGGCCGACCGCCAGAAGCTGCGCGAATGGGTCGAGGCGCTGGTGATGTCGACGCGCGAGGAGGTCACGCGCAAGACCAAGCTCGAGGCGCAGCTGCGCGAAAGCTCCAACGAGATCCGCAATCTGCGCGAGGCGCTGGAATCGACCCGCGCCGAGGCCCTGACCGACCCGCTGACCGGCCTCGCCAACCGCCGCCATTTCGAGGAGATGCTGCAGAAGTCGATCGATCAGGCGACGCTGCGGCGCGAGCCCTTCGCGCTGGTGATGGCCGATATCGATTTCTTCAAGCAGTTCAACGACGCCCATGGCCATCTCACGGGCGATCAGGTGCTGCGGCTCGTCGCCCGCACCATGAAGGACAAGTTCAAGGACAAGGCTATCATCACACGCTTCGGCGGCGAGGAGTTCGCCGTCATCCTGCCCGATGCGGACCTCATCGCCGGCAAGTTCGGGGCGGAGACGGTGCGGCAGGCGCTGTTGACGCGCGAGCTGGTCAAGCGCTCCACGAACGAAAATCTCGGGCGCATCACGATTTCGCTCGGTGTCGCCAGCTATGCGCGCGGCGACACGGCGGCCTCGCTGACCGAACGCGCCGACCAGGCGCTGATGGCGGCCAAGCGCAGCGGACGCAACCGTACCGTCACCGAGGACGCGATCGAATCCTCCACCCGCGTCGCCTGAGGCGGGGCGCGGCGGCGCTCAGTGCGCCGGGGCGGCAGCGGCCGTCTGGGGCCGGATCTCGACCGATTCGCCGCAGCCACAAGCCGAAACCTGGTTGGGATTGTTGAAGACGAAGGTCGACGAGAATCGGTCGGTCCGGAAATCGAGCTCGGTGCCCAGCAGGAACAGCACGGCCTTGCCGTCGACGATGACCGTCGCACCCTTGTCTGTGACGACCTCGTCGCCCTTGGCGGCCTCGCGCGCGACCTCGAAGGTGTACTCCATCCCGGCGCAGCCGCCCTTCTTGACGCCGACCCGCAGGCCGAGCGCGGGCTGATCGCCGGCAGACTGCGCCATGATCTCGCGGATCCGCGCCGCGGCGGCATCCGTCAGCGAAACGACCTTCAGGCCGGGTATCGAAAACATCCGTCGTCCCTCCCCAATCGGGTTCAAGGCCCGATGAAGCAAGATTGCACCGACTTACATAAGGATTGCCGAAGGAAAGGTCGAGGTGTCCGGATGCAGGGCGCCGGCGCAGCCGCGATGTTGCAAGGCCCGCCCCACCATGCACTGTGACGCCT
This portion of the Bosea sp. OAE506 genome encodes:
- a CDS encoding DEAD/DEAH box helicase, with amino-acid sequence MSFAELGLSEKVLTAVTTAGYNTPTPIQAQAIPHVLARRDVLGIAQTGTGKTAAFTLPMLTILENGRARARMPRTLILEPTRELAAQVEENFTRYGVNQKLSVALLIGGVSFGDQDAKITRGVDVLIATPGRLLDHVERGKLLLTGVELLVIDEADRMLDMGFIPDIERVCKLVPFTRQTLFFTATMPPEITRISEQFLHNPVRVEVSRPATAATTITQRLIASNGQDFEKRETLRKLINEAKDLQNAIVFCNRKRDVATLHKSLQKHGFPAVSLHGDMDQYARMAALESFRTGENPILVASDVAARGLDIPAVSHVFNYDVPTHAEDYVHRIGRTGRAGREGASFTIVTRHDEKLVAAIEKLMGQGISWEEGRGLDNLPPAAPREERPSRGGRGEERRGRGGDRGRGRPERGPRAEPEATPRPIRVERSASEDEAAPARRRGADGPTRTKIRGEAAVAAPVAREERAPREERAPREERAPREDRAPRNAEPRAPRPESRRRDEDDGPKVKGLGDHVPAFLLRPVRVG
- a CDS encoding GGDEF domain-containing protein; translated protein: MSDQAQLSPPQDDLAERVVAAMREHCSPTYPRAFEVWYAHLSGEIPAISMAMHAIITGSEGKVGTADIDHLYDRFISTERLARHAERTSLQVLGEIDGLMSLVDKALDSSERYHGRLCAMSEDVPPPADRQKLREWVEALVMSTREEVTRKTKLEAQLRESSNEIRNLREALESTRAEALTDPLTGLANRRHFEEMLQKSIDQATLRREPFALVMADIDFFKQFNDAHGHLTGDQVLRLVARTMKDKFKDKAIITRFGGEEFAVILPDADLIAGKFGAETVRQALLTRELVKRSTNENLGRITISLGVASYARGDTAASLTERADQALMAAKRSGRNRTVTEDAIESSTRVA
- a CDS encoding iron-sulfur cluster assembly accessory protein; translated protein: MFSIPGLKVVSLTDAAAARIREIMAQSAGDQPALGLRVGVKKGGCAGMEYTFEVAREAAKGDEVVTDKGATVIVDGKAVLFLLGTELDFRTDRFSSTFVFNNPNQVSACGCGESVEIRPQTAAAAPAH